The following proteins are co-located in the Neosynechococcus sphagnicola sy1 genome:
- a CDS encoding tyrosine-type recombinase/integrase has product MKNQRNGQAAILDREQLKLLFWELSPKYRALFGICYFTGCRISEALALTREDIVSDRIVFRAITTKTKATREVVMNPALTALLSTYGLPESGYLFPGKSEGQMSSQAADLALRKAADWVGLQGVSTHSFRRTSLTQMACAGIPLCSIQTISGHSSLDALQRYLAVSEEQKRDAISVLGF; this is encoded by the coding sequence ATGAAAAATCAGCGCAATGGGCAAGCGGCGATCCTTGATAGGGAACAGTTAAAACTACTGTTTTGGGAGTTGTCGCCAAAGTACCGGGCATTATTCGGCATCTGTTATTTCACTGGATGCCGAATTTCTGAGGCGCTGGCGTTGACTAGGGAAGACATTGTGAGTGACCGAATTGTCTTTCGGGCAATCACGACCAAGACCAAGGCAACACGGGAGGTTGTGATGAACCCTGCTTTGACGGCGCTGCTGAGTACCTATGGTTTGCCTGAATCAGGCTACTTATTCCCTGGCAAGAGTGAGGGACAGATGAGTTCCCAGGCTGCTGACCTGGCATTGAGAAAAGCAGCTGACTGGGTGGGCTTGCAGGGTGTCAGTACTCATTCGTTTAGGCGCACTTCCCTGACTCAAATGGCCTGCGCTGGTATCCCGCTCTGTTCGATCCAGACTATCTCTGGTCATAGTTCACTAGATGCTCTTCAAAGGTATCTGGCAGTGAGTGAGGAACAGAAACGGGACGCGATCTCG